In Synergistetes bacterium HGW-Synergistetes-1, one genomic interval encodes:
- a CDS encoding EamA family transporter — MKLIKYQTYYMIWIYFLPSNTAPQIKKIHTLFFLLEYFCCEKSRGDIRKMKSKSEEFKGGLYVVAAGMCWGMTGTVQALAPENATPLTIGSARVFGAGLLLLIWTFFCRKKIISGEKWNWTGILIAALGLTAYQFAFFSAVRLTGVAIGTMVAIGSAPVLAGILGRFFFKECLSPRWFISTLLAITGCFLLVAAGNSNFSSVSIPGAILAFGAALSYAMEGAGLRIIGKRDPVETVSLISMLSAVMALPWLITGDISWIFELRGMICVIILSVFTTILPFSLFTKGIEKITLGKAYTLSLSEPMTAWLLSALLLGERLSLIGSLGVLILFSGIITLACDNSK; from the coding sequence TTGAAACTCATTAAATATCAAACATATTATATGATATGGATCTATTTTCTGCCTTCAAATACCGCTCCGCAGATAAAAAAGATACACACTCTTTTCTTTCTGCTAGAATACTTCTGCTGTGAGAAAAGCAGGGGAGACATCAGGAAAATGAAATCCAAAAGTGAAGAATTTAAGGGCGGGCTTTATGTCGTAGCGGCAGGAATGTGCTGGGGCATGACAGGAACTGTACAGGCACTTGCGCCTGAAAATGCCACACCCCTGACGATAGGTTCAGCTAGGGTCTTCGGGGCGGGGCTTCTCTTATTGATATGGACTTTTTTTTGTCGCAAAAAGATCATTAGCGGGGAAAAATGGAACTGGACAGGCATTCTTATTGCCGCTTTAGGTCTGACTGCATACCAGTTTGCCTTCTTCTCTGCAGTGAGGCTCACCGGAGTCGCGATCGGCACCATGGTGGCGATAGGATCAGCTCCTGTCCTCGCCGGGATACTGGGCAGGTTTTTTTTCAAAGAATGCCTTTCACCCAGATGGTTCATCTCGACCCTGCTTGCCATAACAGGATGTTTTCTGCTAGTGGCAGCCGGCAACAGCAATTTCAGCTCTGTCAGCATCCCCGGGGCAATTCTTGCCTTCGGAGCCGCGCTCTCTTATGCGATGGAAGGAGCAGGACTGAGGATAATTGGAAAGAGGGATCCTGTTGAAACGGTCTCCCTGATCTCCATGCTAAGCGCTGTCATGGCGCTGCCTTGGCTGATAACCGGCGATATTTCATGGATCTTTGAACTCAGAGGCATGATCTGCGTTATCATCCTCTCGGTCTTTACAACGATACTTCCATTTTCTCTTTTTACAAAGGGTATAGAGAAGATAACCCTCGGGAAGGCATACACCCTCTCCCTCTCGGAACCTATGACCGCCTGGCTGCTCTCTGCCTTGCTGCTTGGTGAACGACTCTCTCTGATTGGATCGCTGGGGGTATTGATCCTTTTCAGCGGAATAATTACTCTCGCATGCGATAATAGTAAATAA
- a CDS encoding aminotransferase, with protein sequence MIPTKKLVMIPGPVPVSPSVLQKLGSEVKAHTDPDFIAEFQCLLAELRSIMNCDGIAFLVAGSGTMGMEMAIANIAGEKDKVLVCSNGHFGDRYISICKNRGLDITPMEAKWGKSVTTEEVDSELSKGGYTVAVVTHVETSTGVELPLEEMAKMMKEKHPEVLFVVDGVAAGGGVEADMAWGIDVYFTCTQKAFCSVPGMAIVWAGQRALKKREEMGSIRESYIDYARWIPVMTDTKKYWGTPAVNNIAALKESVRIMLEEGLEERYRRHRDHAGLVVEAMAAIGFRPLAENGYRSPTLSIFLYPEKMPVDDASFRAACADEGALLAGCLGEYAGKGFRMGHMGNLDKHMLVSGIAAIERAAISCGLDVKPGAALAVLQLGLAGK encoded by the coding sequence ATGATTCCCACAAAAAAACTTGTTATGATACCGGGCCCCGTACCTGTCTCGCCAAGCGTGCTCCAGAAACTTGGAAGCGAAGTCAAGGCACACACAGATCCGGATTTCATCGCCGAATTCCAGTGCCTTCTTGCTGAACTGAGATCGATCATGAACTGCGACGGGATAGCCTTCCTTGTGGCAGGTTCAGGGACCATGGGAATGGAAATGGCGATAGCAAATATTGCTGGTGAGAAGGACAAGGTGCTGGTCTGTTCAAACGGACATTTCGGAGACCGTTACATCTCAATCTGTAAAAACAGGGGCCTGGACATTACGCCCATGGAGGCGAAGTGGGGAAAATCGGTAACAACGGAGGAAGTTGACAGCGAACTCTCAAAAGGAGGCTATACTGTCGCAGTTGTTACCCACGTTGAAACATCAACGGGCGTCGAGCTTCCTCTTGAGGAAATGGCGAAAATGATGAAAGAAAAACACCCCGAGGTCCTTTTTGTTGTTGACGGAGTGGCTGCCGGCGGCGGTGTTGAAGCTGACATGGCCTGGGGTATAGATGTTTATTTCACCTGCACTCAGAAGGCATTTTGCTCTGTCCCCGGAATGGCGATAGTCTGGGCCGGACAGAGGGCGCTGAAAAAACGCGAAGAGATGGGATCCATCAGGGAATCATACATAGATTACGCACGCTGGATACCTGTTATGACAGATACCAAGAAATATTGGGGCACTCCTGCGGTCAACAACATCGCAGCTCTCAAAGAATCTGTAAGGATCATGCTGGAAGAGGGACTTGAGGAGAGATACCGTCGTCACAGGGATCATGCCGGCCTTGTAGTTGAAGCCATGGCCGCTATAGGATTCAGGCCTCTTGCCGAAAATGGATATCGCTCCCCGACCCTTTCTATCTTCCTCTATCCAGAAAAAATGCCGGTGGACGACGCCTCTTTCCGTGCCGCCTGTGCAGATGAGGGAGCGCTACTGGCAGGATGCCTCGGAGAATATGCAGGAAAAGGGTTTAGGATGGGACACATGGGAAATCTTGACAAGCACATGCTTGTATCGGGAATTGCCGCTATAGAACGAGCCGCAATTTCATGCGGCCTTGATGTTAAGCCGGGTGCTGCCCTTGCCGTCCTGCAGCTTGGACTGGCAGGGAAATAG
- a CDS encoding ABC transporter ATP-binding protein: MIEIKDLQVNFKENIVLDRISWFITPKSRIGLVGDNGAGKTTLLRVIAGETEYDGGSLTIPRDHRVGYLPQDLVEIDEMPLLDYLKRRAGLEDLAARLSETEHIMASLDENSQELRSMLAVHERLQREFEANGGFGFDVEAKQVLKGLGFRPEEDAVRMTSEFSGGWKMRVALAALLLSRPDILLLDEPTNHLDTESMEWLENWLKDFRGTIIAVSHDRRFLDKMVTSVAELTGGRINLYSCGYEKFLKEREERRERLEAEWEQQKEKIENIQRFVERFRYKATKATQVQSRIRQLEKMEITELEGPSKSVHFKFPDSPRSGYEVLSCKNLTKKYGRKTVFEDLELTVQRGERLALVGINGAGKSTLLRLMNLSEGPTSGAVTYGLNVKKAYFSQESAQNLDYSNTIWQEINNTGSKMLEGAKRNLLGAFLFSGDDIHKPISVLSGGEKSRVGLLKMLLSESNLLILDEPTNHLDYATKELFQKALLEYGGTIIIVSHDRAFLDDLVERVIEIRDGRLYDYPGNYSWFIEKRTMQTTAESENDENEKTDQSQAERSKEQKRIEAEERNRIYRERKAIKDRLSPIEKMIEKDEKRKEEISGLLCEPEVLDDSTKVQLLMIELKDTEKRLEENYPLWEELAAKIESIK; this comes from the coding sequence CTGATCGAGATAAAAGATCTCCAGGTAAATTTTAAAGAGAATATAGTCCTTGACAGGATAAGCTGGTTTATAACCCCCAAGAGCAGGATAGGGCTTGTCGGTGACAACGGAGCAGGAAAAACTACCCTGCTCCGTGTCATCGCCGGTGAGACGGAATATGACGGGGGCAGCCTGACCATACCCAGGGACCATAGGGTCGGCTATCTTCCGCAGGACCTGGTGGAGATAGACGAAATGCCGCTCCTTGACTACCTCAAAAGGCGCGCAGGACTTGAGGATCTTGCCGCTAGGCTCTCTGAAACAGAGCATATCATGGCCTCCCTTGATGAAAACTCACAGGAACTGCGGTCGATGCTTGCCGTTCATGAACGCCTGCAGAGAGAGTTCGAGGCAAATGGAGGATTCGGCTTTGATGTTGAGGCAAAACAGGTCCTGAAGGGACTGGGATTCCGCCCCGAAGAGGATGCGGTACGCATGACCTCAGAGTTTTCCGGAGGTTGGAAGATGCGCGTGGCTCTTGCCGCTCTGCTTCTCTCCCGGCCTGATATTCTCCTGCTCGACGAGCCCACCAACCACCTTGACACAGAGAGCATGGAGTGGCTGGAAAACTGGCTGAAAGATTTCAGGGGTACTATCATTGCAGTATCCCACGACCGGAGGTTTCTCGATAAAATGGTCACATCCGTCGCGGAGCTTACGGGGGGCAGGATCAACCTTTATTCCTGCGGCTACGAAAAGTTCCTTAAGGAACGTGAAGAACGTCGGGAGAGGCTTGAAGCAGAATGGGAACAGCAGAAGGAAAAGATCGAAAATATCCAGCGCTTCGTTGAGAGGTTCAGGTATAAAGCGACCAAAGCCACACAGGTGCAAAGCAGGATAAGGCAGCTCGAGAAGATGGAGATAACAGAACTCGAGGGACCCTCAAAAAGCGTTCACTTTAAGTTCCCTGATTCTCCAAGAAGCGGTTACGAGGTCTTGTCTTGCAAAAACCTGACAAAAAAATACGGCAGGAAGACTGTTTTTGAGGACCTTGAACTAACTGTCCAAAGGGGAGAAAGGCTGGCTCTGGTCGGCATAAACGGAGCAGGGAAATCAACCCTCCTCAGACTGATGAACCTGTCGGAAGGGCCAACAAGCGGGGCCGTCACATACGGACTGAACGTAAAAAAAGCATATTTTTCACAGGAAAGCGCTCAGAACCTTGATTACAGCAATACTATATGGCAGGAAATAAATAATACAGGCTCAAAGATGCTGGAGGGGGCAAAGCGCAATCTTCTGGGAGCATTCCTTTTTTCCGGAGACGATATACACAAGCCAATATCTGTCCTGTCGGGAGGAGAAAAATCGAGGGTAGGCCTGCTGAAGATGCTCCTCTCAGAATCAAACCTCCTGATCCTTGACGAACCTACCAATCACCTTGACTATGCCACAAAGGAACTATTTCAGAAAGCGCTCCTTGAGTACGGCGGTACGATAATCATCGTCTCCCACGACCGCGCGTTCCTGGATGACCTCGTGGAAAGAGTTATAGAGATCAGGGACGGCCGTCTGTACGACTATCCGGGCAACTATTCCTGGTTCATAGAGAAAAGAACGATGCAAACAACCGCTGAGAGTGAAAACGACGAAAACGAAAAAACCGATCAGTCTCAGGCAGAGAGATCAAAAGAACAAAAAAGGATCGAAGCGGAAGAACGCAACAGGATCTACCGCGAGAGAAAAGCCATTAAAGACAGACTATCACCAATTGAGAAAATGATAGAAAAAGATGAAAAGCGTAAAGAGGAGATATCCGGGCTTCTGTGCGAACCTGAGGTCCTCGATGATTCGACTAAAGTGCAGTTACTTATGATAGAACTGAAAGATACTGAGAAGCGCCTTGAAGAGAACTACCCACTCTGGGAGGAGCTTGCGGCAAAAATAGAATCGATAAAATAG
- a CDS encoding O-acetyl-ADP-ribose deacetylase encodes MKEIRSKITVIKGDITKEETDALVNAANSTLLGGGGVDGAIHRAAGPELLAECSGLGGCPPGEAKTTAAYRLPAKFVIHTVGPVWRGGNSNEEKILANAYRNSLKEALRVGAKTVAFPAISTGVYRFPPDLAADIAVMTIISFLREHDAIEEVRLVCFSDGSAEHHRKALDKHLS; translated from the coding sequence ATGAAAGAAATAAGATCAAAGATCACAGTAATAAAGGGCGACATAACAAAGGAAGAGACCGATGCCTTAGTTAACGCGGCAAACAGCACCCTCCTCGGAGGAGGGGGCGTAGACGGCGCGATCCACAGGGCTGCCGGTCCCGAACTTCTCGCTGAATGCTCGGGACTTGGGGGCTGCCCGCCGGGAGAGGCCAAGACCACTGCTGCATACAGACTTCCTGCAAAATTTGTCATACACACAGTCGGACCCGTCTGGAGGGGCGGGAACTCGAATGAAGAAAAAATTTTAGCAAATGCTTACAGGAACAGCCTTAAAGAGGCTCTCCGCGTCGGGGCAAAAACAGTTGCATTCCCCGCGATCTCCACCGGCGTCTACCGCTTTCCTCCGGACCTTGCCGCCGATATTGCTGTCATGACCATCATTTCGTTCCTCAGGGAGCATGATGCGATCGAAGAGGTCAGGCTGGTATGCTTTTCAGACGGATCGGCGGAGCACCACAGGAAGGCCCTGGATAAACATTTATCCTGA
- a CDS encoding choloylglycine hydrolase, protein MKLITALACGLLTFSCVIAPKAEACSRVVYHGPENTILTGRTMDWKDMDMKTKLWIFPKGIERDGRFNDAPFKWRSKYGSVIVSVYDAATSEGMNEKGLVANILWLAESEYPDPSSGKPLMSLSAWPQYVLDSFATVEEAVKILAREEFTVITGEMPGRGGLADCHLALSDPTGDSAILEYVGGKLLIHHGREYVVMTNSPLYDQQLALNSYWKEIGGLSMLPGTNRSADRFVRASFYLDAIPKTANIQMAVAGTFSVIRNTSVPLGITTPDHPNISSTLWRTVSDQKNRVFYFESALEPSLFWVDMKKVNFSKGAPVKVLVTQNGRFFAGDASAYFEPAKPFEFLGEDQL, encoded by the coding sequence ATGAAATTGATAACGGCTCTTGCATGCGGACTTCTTACCTTTTCATGTGTCATAGCTCCCAAAGCCGAAGCGTGTTCCCGTGTGGTGTACCATGGCCCAGAGAATACGATCCTTACTGGAAGGACCATGGACTGGAAGGACATGGACATGAAGACTAAACTGTGGATCTTCCCCAAGGGTATAGAACGGGACGGAAGATTTAACGACGCGCCTTTCAAGTGGAGATCCAAGTACGGCAGCGTGATCGTCTCTGTCTACGATGCCGCAACTTCGGAGGGAATGAATGAGAAGGGACTGGTCGCCAATATACTTTGGTTGGCCGAATCCGAATATCCCGATCCGTCATCCGGAAAACCTCTTATGAGCCTTTCCGCATGGCCCCAGTATGTACTTGACAGCTTCGCTACAGTTGAAGAGGCGGTCAAGATCCTGGCCAGGGAAGAATTCACCGTCATCACCGGGGAAATGCCCGGACGCGGCGGACTGGCGGACTGTCATCTGGCACTTTCAGACCCAACCGGCGACAGCGCCATCTTAGAATACGTCGGGGGCAAACTTCTTATACATCACGGCAGGGAATATGTCGTTATGACGAACTCTCCCCTCTATGATCAACAGCTCGCGCTGAACTCCTACTGGAAAGAGATCGGCGGACTGTCTATGCTGCCGGGGACCAATCGCTCAGCCGACCGTTTCGTCCGTGCCTCTTTCTATCTGGACGCTATTCCTAAGACGGCGAACATACAAATGGCCGTGGCAGGCACTTTCAGCGTGATAAGGAATACATCCGTCCCCCTGGGCATCACCACACCTGATCATCCAAACATCTCTTCTACCCTGTGGCGCACCGTCTCTGACCAGAAGAACCGTGTATTCTACTTCGAGTCGGCCCTGGAGCCCAGCTTATTCTGGGTGGACATGAAGAAGGTGAACTTCTCGAAGGGAGCCCCGGTCAAGGTGCTTGTTACACAAAATGGACGTTTTTTTGCCGGGGATGCGTCAGCGTACTTCGAGCCGGCGAAGCCGTTCGAATTCCTCGGGGAGGACCAGCTCTAA
- a CDS encoding glutamine synthetase type III: MQEIKEFPKMREIYGSLVFDPKAMKQRLPRDVYENLIGAIEGRQKMDSGIADTVALAMKDWAVSKGASHWAHWFHPLTELTAEKHTAFVTADDNGFPLETFRGEDLMQSEPDASSFPSGGTRSTFEARGYSAWDPTSPAFIIKSPKGGTLCIPSVFLAYDGSPLDLKTYLLRSMEAVESRALKMLKLFGNRGVRYVRATVGGEQEFFLLDRPRAQQRTDIRFCGRTLLGSPPPRDQKMEDHYFGSIPTRVLAYMEDVQRDLARLGVDLATRHNEVARCQFEFAPNFTEANLSCDQNQLIMETMRKMAHQHQLRLLFHEKPFMDMNGSGKHINFSLQDSEGRNLLKPSSNHRKNVIFLSFLSSFVMGVADYSGLLHASVSTPGNMYRLGGHEAPPSIISVYLGQAIDRIIREIEDGNCDGDMPAKNTMDIGLSKLPEIIAFDSDRNRTSPIAFTGNKFEFRAPGASQAMAVPVTAILSVWAAGLEKFINIFEDRINKGEDAIDAALCTIREVSKMNRKIRFEGDAYSDEWHAEAERRGIVKAGTIPEGIDLFVEPKTLDMLEELGIFKKKEMESFYVIRMESFVKNVEIEMSVLRDMIWEGILPALSKQIILEKASFSSAEGCDVEGLDAWKRHIARLAQAKLNLMEKTKELVEMKERMAKLSLRKHADALVEEAVPLMTDIRKISDSVEIYISSDNMAYPNYRSLLSLSA; this comes from the coding sequence ATGCAGGAAATTAAAGAATTTCCAAAAATGAGAGAAATTTACGGGTCACTTGTCTTTGATCCAAAAGCAATGAAGCAGCGCCTTCCGAGGGATGTATATGAAAACCTGATAGGTGCGATCGAAGGACGGCAGAAGATGGATTCAGGCATAGCAGATACTGTTGCCCTTGCGATGAAGGACTGGGCAGTCAGCAAGGGGGCAAGCCACTGGGCACATTGGTTCCATCCGCTGACCGAGCTGACGGCTGAGAAGCACACTGCATTTGTGACTGCAGATGACAACGGATTTCCTCTTGAGACCTTCAGAGGGGAGGATCTTATGCAGAGCGAACCCGACGCGTCTTCCTTTCCCTCAGGAGGAACAAGGAGCACTTTTGAAGCAAGGGGATACAGCGCATGGGATCCAACAAGCCCCGCGTTTATTATAAAAAGCCCCAAGGGAGGCACCCTATGCATTCCTTCGGTATTTCTGGCATATGACGGTTCCCCTCTCGATCTTAAGACATATCTTTTGAGGTCTATGGAAGCTGTGGAGAGCCGCGCCCTAAAGATGTTGAAGCTTTTTGGCAACAGAGGTGTCAGGTATGTGAGGGCAACGGTTGGAGGAGAACAGGAATTTTTCCTTCTTGACAGGCCGCGTGCTCAGCAGAGGACCGATATCCGCTTCTGCGGCAGGACTCTCCTTGGCTCTCCGCCGCCAAGGGATCAGAAGATGGAAGACCATTACTTCGGCTCCATCCCCACCAGAGTACTTGCCTACATGGAAGACGTCCAGAGAGACCTTGCAAGGCTGGGTGTCGATCTTGCCACGAGGCACAATGAAGTTGCGCGCTGCCAGTTTGAATTCGCGCCCAACTTTACAGAGGCGAATCTCTCCTGCGACCAAAACCAGCTGATAATGGAAACGATGAGGAAAATGGCCCATCAGCACCAACTGCGTCTTTTATTCCACGAAAAGCCCTTTATGGATATGAACGGAAGCGGCAAGCACATAAACTTTTCACTCCAGGACAGCGAAGGCAGGAACCTTCTTAAGCCATCCTCAAACCACAGGAAGAACGTGATATTCCTCTCCTTCCTCTCTTCATTCGTTATGGGTGTGGCCGACTACTCAGGACTGCTCCACGCATCTGTATCGACTCCCGGGAACATGTACAGGCTTGGTGGTCACGAAGCGCCGCCAAGCATCATCAGCGTTTATCTGGGACAGGCGATAGACAGGATAATAAGAGAGATAGAAGATGGCAATTGTGACGGAGACATGCCTGCAAAGAACACAATGGATATCGGACTTTCAAAGCTTCCCGAAATTATAGCTTTTGACAGCGACAGGAACAGGACAAGTCCGATCGCCTTTACCGGAAACAAGTTTGAATTCCGTGCTCCGGGTGCTTCGCAGGCAATGGCTGTCCCGGTCACCGCAATACTCTCTGTATGGGCAGCAGGTTTGGAAAAATTCATCAATATCTTCGAAGATCGTATAAACAAGGGTGAAGATGCAATAGATGCAGCCCTCTGCACAATTAGAGAAGTTTCGAAGATGAACAGGAAGATCCGGTTCGAGGGAGATGCCTATTCAGATGAATGGCATGCAGAGGCGGAACGAAGGGGCATAGTCAAAGCCGGGACGATACCCGAAGGAATAGACCTTTTCGTTGAACCTAAGACCCTTGATATGCTTGAAGAACTGGGGATATTCAAGAAAAAAGAGATGGAATCCTTCTATGTAATACGGATGGAATCCTTCGTAAAGAACGTAGAGATCGAAATGTCGGTGCTTCGAGACATGATATGGGAAGGCATACTGCCTGCCCTATCTAAGCAGATCATCCTGGAGAAAGCATCCTTCTCATCTGCCGAGGGGTGTGATGTAGAAGGTCTTGACGCATGGAAGAGACATATTGCCAGACTTGCCCAGGCGAAACTGAACCTTATGGAAAAGACAAAAGAACTTGTCGAGATGAAGGAAAGAATGGCAAAACTCAGCCTCAGGAAGCATGCGGACGCATTGGTGGAAGAGGCTGTTCCCCTGATGACAGATATCAGGAAGATTTCTGATTCCGTCGAGATTTACATATCGTCGGACAACATGGCTTACCCAAACTATCGCTCCCTGCTCTCCCTGTCTGCATAA
- a CDS encoding metal-dependent hydrolase: MNIIDAHVHIYPPEIEREREKISEKELWFAGMINSKVHKWGTAESLISHMDLYGIESSLVTGFAFRDQGLCRIMNDYVLDSAKRYRGRIIPLAVVSPCAKGAMEEILRCAELGAVGIGELFPDGQGMDISDPGQTWRMVGTCMETAMFILFHTAEQVGHQYTGKGHTGPEDAAAFCMNHPQIKVVFAHFGGGLWAYESMPEMKLALSNAYYDTAAWPWLYSHKVIEGIFAAGAGSKVLFGSDWPILQYPRYENLLSLTGLSQGQKEILLCHNVRDFLSSADHDQDI, from the coding sequence CTGAATATCATTGATGCCCATGTGCACATTTATCCGCCGGAAATAGAACGTGAAAGAGAAAAGATATCGGAAAAAGAACTATGGTTCGCAGGAATGATAAATTCAAAAGTGCACAAATGGGGCACTGCTGAATCCCTTATAAGCCACATGGACCTGTATGGAATAGAATCGTCCCTCGTTACGGGGTTCGCTTTTCGCGACCAGGGTCTTTGCAGGATCATGAACGATTACGTCCTTGATTCAGCGAAAAGATACAGGGGCAGGATAATTCCTCTGGCAGTTGTCTCTCCCTGTGCAAAAGGCGCCATGGAAGAGATCCTGCGCTGCGCGGAACTTGGAGCCGTAGGGATTGGGGAGCTTTTCCCTGATGGGCAGGGCATGGATATATCCGATCCCGGGCAGACATGGCGCATGGTCGGAACCTGCATGGAAACCGCGATGTTTATACTTTTCCACACAGCTGAACAGGTCGGTCACCAATATACAGGCAAGGGTCACACAGGGCCCGAGGATGCCGCAGCTTTCTGCATGAACCACCCCCAGATCAAGGTAGTATTCGCCCATTTTGGCGGAGGGCTCTGGGCATATGAGTCGATGCCTGAAATGAAACTTGCCCTCTCTAACGCCTATTACGATACTGCCGCATGGCCATGGCTCTACAGCCACAAGGTAATCGAAGGGATATTCGCTGCCGGGGCAGGATCAAAGGTCCTTTTCGGATCAGACTGGCCAATTCTCCAATATCCACGATACGAAAATCTTCTCTCCCTCACGGGGCTATCTCAGGGACAAAAAGAAATACTGCTCTGTCACAACGTCCGTGACTTTCTGTCATCAGCAGATCATGACCAGGACATATAA
- a CDS encoding Zn-dependent hydrolase: MNDKIRPHLRINGERLISSIREMGSVGFDPESGGRTRLALTDEDKAGRDLLCRWMRDEGLEVKIDEIGNIFGIREGSDPSELPVMMGSHIDTVRDAGMFDGVYGVLGGLEVIRTLNENEVSAKRPLVVAAFTNEEGARFQPDMMGSLYYTRKVELGELLSSRDDSGVTVAEELDRIGYRGTNSTPVGCYLELHVEQGPRLHAEGVSIGIVEGIQGLAWWTGEYYGESNHAGSTPMDMRKDTLLAAAELALEAEKLALRLGRGSVATMGRIAPRPDIINIVPGKCSFTLDFRQFDTELFEEGEREVERLIVSCAVRRGLKYKFKKAAEAAPVVFDSGMVGLVESRASFLGLDSMKMKSGASHDAQFLSSFCPTVMIFVPSVGGRSHCPEEWSDIKDLENGCNVLLHSVLELV; encoded by the coding sequence ATGAACGATAAAATCAGGCCACATTTGAGGATAAACGGAGAAAGGCTTATCAGCTCAATAAGGGAAATGGGATCAGTCGGCTTCGACCCCGAAAGCGGCGGCCGGACCAGGCTGGCACTTACTGATGAAGACAAAGCCGGACGCGATCTTCTCTGCAGATGGATGAGAGACGAGGGTCTTGAAGTAAAAATTGACGAGATAGGAAATATATTCGGGATAAGAGAGGGATCGGATCCTTCAGAGCTTCCCGTGATGATGGGCTCCCACATAGATACAGTGAGGGACGCAGGAATGTTCGATGGAGTGTACGGTGTCCTTGGCGGTCTGGAAGTGATAAGGACCCTGAATGAGAATGAAGTCTCTGCTAAAAGGCCTCTTGTCGTTGCCGCCTTCACGAATGAAGAGGGTGCGCGTTTCCAGCCGGATATGATGGGAAGCCTTTACTACACACGGAAGGTCGAACTTGGAGAACTGCTATCTTCAAGGGATGACAGCGGTGTAACAGTAGCAGAAGAACTTGACCGCATAGGCTACAGAGGAACGAATTCTACGCCTGTCGGCTGCTATCTGGAGCTGCACGTAGAGCAGGGGCCAAGGCTGCACGCAGAAGGTGTTTCCATAGGGATCGTTGAGGGCATACAGGGGCTGGCCTGGTGGACGGGAGAGTATTACGGCGAGTCGAACCATGCCGGTTCAACTCCGATGGATATGAGAAAAGACACACTTCTTGCTGCCGCAGAGCTTGCCCTTGAAGCAGAGAAACTGGCACTCAGGCTGGGCAGGGGAAGCGTTGCAACTATGGGAAGAATAGCTCCCAGGCCAGACATTATAAACATAGTTCCCGGAAAGTGCTCCTTTACTTTGGATTTCAGGCAGTTTGATACAGAGCTTTTTGAAGAGGGTGAAAGGGAAGTTGAAAGGCTGATAGTATCCTGTGCGGTCAGACGGGGACTAAAATACAAATTCAAAAAGGCAGCTGAGGCGGCTCCGGTAGTTTTTGACAGTGGTATGGTCGGACTTGTCGAATCCAGAGCCTCTTTTCTCGGGCTTGATTCAATGAAGATGAAAAGCGGGGCTTCGCATGATGCTCAGTTTTTGTCTTCTTTCTGTCCAACTGTTATGATATTCGTTCCTTCTGTCGGAGGGAGAAGCCACTGCCCCGAAGAATGGTCTGATATCAAAGACCTGGAGAACGGCTGTAATGTTCTCCTTCATTCTGTTCTTGAACTGGTATAA